The Ornithorhynchus anatinus isolate Pmale09 chromosome 11, mOrnAna1.pri.v4, whole genome shotgun sequence genomic interval CCGACTTGTCTTCCCAAAGCCATTTTCCATTTGGTGCCTCAACCCTCCTTGCTGCCCCGACCAGGGAGCCCtgggggttgggttgggggagcggttgggcagtgggtggtgggggacacagacaggccTGTGCCCTCATGCCCCGGCCCTGTTCTGGGCTGCAGGGCTGGTGGCGGTGTTTGACTATCACAGGAAGAAGGGTTATGCCGACCTGTACAGCTTACATAGCTGGTGCGGACTCCTCGTCTTCAGCCTCTACTTCATTCAGGTGTGtacaactccccctccccccgtcccccctgccaggctggaggcagagacctcccccttcccccctttcccggtTCCCCgtcaccccccagcccccgtcccctTGTTCCTGCTGGTCACCAGccggggcttgggggagggggcctgTGAGCTGCTGGCCTGCGGTGGAGGGGAGACTCAGACTCAGGGGTCTCTAGGGGCCGGTCCGGACCCAGCCGTGCAGTTCCCACCTCCGCTACCCAGTCGGGTCCCGGCCCTGCACCCCTCGTCCTGAGCTCCTCCCTCCTGAGTCTCAGGCCTAAACCAACGGTCAACCTTTTCGGGGAGCAGGGAATCCCCAGGACCATCACTCCTTCGCTCCTGCCGACCGACGCCCTGCCCCCTCGGGCTTAGGGAggccggcctccccccggcccataGCCGCCTCGCATGTCCCTCTCACCTCTCTTTGCAGTGGCTGGCTGGCTTCAGCTTCTTCCTGTTCCCCGGAGCGTCTTTCTCCCTCCGCAACCTGTACCGGCCGCAGCACGTCTTCTTCGGGGCGGCCCTCTTCCTGCTGTCCGTGGGCACGGCCCTGATGGGCATCAAGGAGGCCCTGCTGTTTGGACTAGGGTGAGGGTCTCGgccgccccggcctcgcccctCTGGTGTCTCTCCCCGGCCCAGGCGGGGCCGGGTGAGGGGTGTGGCGTGGGACGGGCACGCTGTccgggaggggtgggaggtgggagagggaccgtcccGGAGGCTGCAGACCACGGCTGTCCTGGGTCTGGAGGgcgaggggtgggcgggggactGTCGCAGAGGGACCCGGGGTcctggtgggggagggcggggcccggtgacagccaccttccctctcccGTGCCCACCTGCAGGACCAAGTACAGCCTCTTCCCAGCCGAGGGCATCCTGGCCAACGTCCTgggcctgctcctcctctccttcagcGTGGTGGTCACCTACATCCTCACCCGGCCCGGCTGGcggcggcctccccggcccgagGAGCAGGCCCTCTCCATGGACTTCAAAACCCTGACCGAAGGGGACAGCCCCGGGGCCGGCCAGTGACGGCCACGAGGTGGGGATGAGTGCCCCCTCCTAACCTCGGCCAGCTGTATGTGctgtggtgtctgtctcccctgcctcaccttccccctgccacccgcctcctcccgcctccccagggCAGAACGGGATGTTAGAAGCCAGTCGCCCACCCCATCCACCCACACCCACCCGCACCCACCCGACTCTGCTCTGGGGGTGAAGGCAGAAAGTGGCACCTCTGCTGCCGGCACCCTTCACCACAGCGGCGCAGAGAGCCAGTGGGGTGGTCGGTTGGTCTGCCTCGGTGCCCGGCCCGTGGCCCAGGGATGGGGCCGGCATTGGGACTGGCTGTCAGTCCTCCTCGGTGTCCGGCCTGGGGCCTGGGCTGCGGGGCCAGCAgcactccctgcctccctgcctccagagcgGAGCCGGAGCGGGGCCCAGCTCCGACCTGACGCTCCCTGCGGGCCGCCTCGCTAACCCCGGATCTCCTTAGTTTCCAAGTGGCTGAGGCTGGGCCGTGGGGCTGGAGGGCTAGCACCCATGGGTTGGAAGATGGGGGTGTCTGAGTGTTTGTACGCAAGTGCCCTCCTCACCCCTATAGTGAAAAATTGCACCTACTGCTTTCTGTTTTAAggaggcccctcctcctccctggacccGTCCCCGCCCTTCCTCCTTCCGGTCCTCCTGTGTTCCTTCTCCCGTGGCCTCTGGGGCTGAGAACCCTCTCTCGCTCCAGTAGCCGAGGTTGTGGGGACCGTGTCCCCGGCCCCTTGCCTCAGTGGGCTTTAGTTGGTTCTGGAACTGTTGCTGTAGTCTCGGCCTCGGGCCGGTAACAATACGTGAATGGTgtctcagtctccccctccccgcgctgctctctctctccctcagccctgcacGTGCGTGTGGTGGTCCTGCCTCCTGTCGCTTGGCCCCGCGCCCCAAGCTCATCCCTCCCGAGGCTCAGGCCTCAGCCAACTGTTAACCTTTttagggaggtgggggcggggggttgggggcggcTGGGGGGCCTAGACGCTCCCCAGCCAGGCTTGGCCTGCGTTTCTCAGAGCCAGTGTTCCAGCTGTGCAGAATGGAAGTCCCACGAGGGCAGGGCCTTCCGCCCCTAGGAGCCTGCCTGACACagctggcggggggggcgggacctAGACCCTGCCGACCCCTTGGCAAAATAAAAACCACACACTGGGAAGGAATCTGAGCCAGACTGGGAAGAGTCATTGCCTAATTCTTGGAAATGGTGGGATAGTTCCCAAAAGTGATTTTTCTGCTGGCAGGACTAAGGGCAGGGGTCTGCCAATAAGGGCTGGTGCGGCCAGCGCCCTGCCTTATCAGGACCCGTTTCCCCTCAGTCCAACCACCCGCTCCCCCggtgcccctccttccccctcctccgccccggctCCTCTCCTGCGGCGATGTCCACGGTGGcatctgtgtgtgcgtgtggccGATGGGACTGATCGAATAAATGTGTGCAGCTCacctcttatctctctctctctggtttaCCACGGCCTGCGCCCCCGCTCCCCCGCTGGTCCCCCACCACGGGGAGGGCTCAGCCatgcgcccggccccggccccggcctgaaGGAACAGAACAGTGTTCATCGCAAACCAAgaagcagggaaatgtgtctctgAGGTGGCAGGTGGAAGTGGCTAGTTGCCTTGATGGGGGGGGCCGGCTTTAGCCTAATTGGAATCCTCCCATCACTCCCTCAAAGGGTCCTTGTGGATAGGGCCCACCTTATTTCCTCTGAGCCCAGTACagcacaccctcccccccccccccccccgcaaaaaaacaaaaaacaaaagcaggTGCCCAGAGGCTGCTGCAAATATCTAAGATGGCTCCGAGGCTCTTGGCTTTGGGGCACAGATTTCCATTTTGGTAGCAGGGCCCTCAGTATTGCTTTGATGCCTCCTGGTCCCTCTGggacggccccctccccttccacttcGCCTGGAACTCTACAGCTGCCCGGCCAACGGCTTCTCcgcctcgagaagcagtgtggtctagtggaaagagcacagccatgGCTTTtggaggacccgagttccaatcccggctctgtcacctgcctgctgtgtgacctcgggcaagtcgcttctctgaccctctgtttcctcaactgtaaaatggggatgaaatacccgtcttccttccctcctccacggtgagctcccatgtgggacagggactgtgtctgacctgatgatctggtatctatgccagcgcttagtacagtgctcggcacatagtgagtgcttaagtactCACGTTGTCTTGACACGGCAGGTGAAGCAGCAGGTGCTGCAGGAGAGCCTTTCTTGTTTTCACCTTCTAGTAGGGCCCCTTCtccttgggggtgaggggtgggctggggagggtcAGGATGGATTGACAAGGTCAGATTAACCTTGaccaaacagcatggctcagtggaaagaacccgggcttgggagtcagaggtcatgggttctaatcctggctccgccgcttgccagttgtgtgactttgggcaagtcacttcacttctctgggcctcagttccctcatctgtaaaatgggagttaaaactgtgagccccacgtgggacaacctgatcaccttgtatctccccagtgcttagaacagtgctttgcacatagtaagtgcttaacaaataccaccattattattattaaccactccTTCCCCATTTGACAAGTCTCTTTCCTGCTCCGTGCCCCTTCAATTCTTTTCCTGGTTCCGCCCAGTGGATCGTAGGCACGGCCGCAGAGCGGCAGACAGAGCCCGTCCTCCACCTCAGAGCTCAATCGGGGTGATGGGGGAAGTGGGGGCGGCGGCCtctgggatctctgctccccatcAAGCCCTCGGGGGCCATGCAGGTGGGTCTGAAACCTCGGCATCATCCCCCTCGGGGCCCAGGCGGCGAGACCAAGCTGTCCCCATTCTGTCAccatcggtttcctcatctgagcagGGGTGGCCGTTGAGCTCCGCCCGGGGGCCAGAACGACCCTCAGAGAGGCGGCCGGGGCTCCTGCCTTCGGTTAGCGGGCTGCCATCTGCCTTCGGGTCTCATCATCTTCCGCTCGCCACAGTCCTGCTTTGGAATCCTCCTCCACCGCTCGTATGAAGCCACATTTCCCATGCTGCGTCTCACTTGGTCGCCACAGGTCCCGCTCTGGCCTCTCTGGCCTCAACCTCCCCGCCTCGGCCTTGGTtggcacggttattattattattactagtaataataacaaccatgataataacaatggtacttgttaagcgcttatgatgtgccaagcaccgttctaagcactggcgtagatagaagttaatcaggttggacatagtccctgttccacgtggggctcacgcccttcatccccatttcccagatgtggtgattgaggcccagagaagtgg includes:
- the LOC114815213 gene encoding cytochrome b561, with amino-acid sequence MENGDGGGRAPTPAGLPYYVALSQLLGLASVAATGAWLGLYRGGIAWESALQFNVHPLCMVIGMIFLQGDALLVYRVFRTESKRTTKVLHGLLHVAAFVFALIGLVAVFDYHRKKGYADLYSLHSWCGLLVFSLYFIQWLAGFSFFLFPGASFSLRNLYRPQHVFFGAALFLLSVGTALMGIKEALLFGLGTKYSLFPAEGILANVLGLLLLSFSVVVTYILTRPGWRRPPRPEEQALSMDFKTLTEGDSPGAGQ